In one window of Maribacter sp. BPC-D8 DNA:
- a CDS encoding MFS transporter, protein MKKSIFIAFVVSLGGFLFGFDAGIISGVMSYVNPEYNLDALQSGWVVSSPSFAAMFSMLLAGRLSDFFGRKKILLYVAISYVLSALLSALLSAYSISYEMLYLARMLGGLAFGAALILAPTYIAEISTAKNRGKLVSIQQLNIVLVFFFFFDFVTIETIRVK, encoded by the coding sequence ATGAAAAAATCGATATTTATAGCTTTTGTAGTATCACTAGGTGGATTTTTATTCGGCTTTGATGCAGGTATTATATCAGGGGTAATGTCGTATGTTAACCCAGAGTATAACTTAGACGCTTTACAATCGGGTTGGGTGGTAAGCTCGCCTTCATTCGCAGCCATGTTTTCCATGTTGCTGGCTGGTAGGTTAAGTGATTTTTTTGGAAGAAAAAAAATACTTTTATATGTAGCCATAAGCTATGTCTTATCAGCATTGCTATCAGCATTGCTATCGGCGTATTCAATTTCTTATGAAATGCTATACTTGGCTAGAATGTTAGGCGGTTTAGCATTCGGAGCGGCCTTAATTTTGGCGCCCACATATATAGCAGAAATTTCTACAGCTAAAAATAGAGGTAAGCTCGTTTCTATTCAACAGTTGAATATCGTTCTTGTTTTTTTTTTTTTTTTTGATTTTGTAACCATCGAAACGATTAGGGTAAAATAA
- a CDS encoding Gfo/Idh/MocA family protein has product MMTRDIKWGIVGLGNIAHQFCEDLSLVEQATIYAVASRSKEKSEAFAKKYGAIKNYDSYDALFKDPDVDIVYIATPHDSHAELSIAAMNHGKHVLCEKPLAVNAAQVKSMIEASKANKVYLMEAFWTRFNPSIVEIKEKIAQGVIGDIVHIKADFSFPQNLEDEHGRNLNMALAGGALLDMGPYPVFLAYLLLGIPNDIKASAQFHETGADIQTSAIFNYDHAQAMLYTGFCHESDMIARIYGTKGEIHIDRIWHEAQGYSIIKEGEKVDFSKPTIGKGFAHEIISCQDHLMSNARENKLWALSDSLNVIGLLDKIRTSIGLKYPFE; this is encoded by the coding sequence ATGATGACTAGAGATATTAAGTGGGGTATTGTTGGTTTGGGTAATATTGCACATCAATTTTGTGAAGACTTGTCGCTAGTGGAGCAAGCTACTATATATGCCGTTGCATCTCGCTCAAAAGAAAAATCAGAAGCGTTCGCTAAAAAGTACGGTGCCATAAAAAATTATGATTCGTATGATGCCTTATTCAAAGATCCTGATGTTGATATTGTTTACATTGCTACCCCACACGATTCACATGCCGAACTAAGTATTGCTGCCATGAACCATGGTAAGCATGTGCTCTGCGAAAAGCCTTTGGCTGTAAATGCGGCACAGGTAAAATCGATGATTGAGGCTTCCAAAGCCAATAAGGTATATCTGATGGAAGCGTTTTGGACTAGATTCAACCCTTCTATAGTAGAAATTAAAGAAAAAATAGCTCAAGGCGTAATTGGCGATATTGTCCATATTAAAGCTGATTTTTCTTTTCCTCAGAATTTGGAAGATGAACATGGGCGCAACTTGAATATGGCTTTGGCCGGTGGTGCCTTGTTAGATATGGGGCCGTATCCTGTGTTTTTGGCATATCTGCTTTTAGGCATACCTAATGATATTAAAGCATCTGCTCAGTTTCATGAAACTGGTGCTGATATTCAAACATCGGCGATATTTAACTATGATCATGCACAAGCAATGCTCTATACCGGATTTTGTCATGAAAGCGATATGATTGCTAGAATTTATGGTACTAAGGGAGAAATTCATATTGATAGAATTTGGCACGAAGCACAAGGGTATAGCATCATTAAAGAAGGTGAAAAAGTTGATTTTTCAAAACCGACCATTGGTAAAGGATTTGCCCATGAGATTATATCGTGTCAAGACCATTTGATGTCAAATGCTAGAGAGAACAAATTGTGGGCATTGAGTGACAGTTTAAATGTAATTGGATTGCTCGATAAAATTAGGACTTCTATAGGATTAAAATATCCATTCGAATAA
- a CDS encoding carbohydrate binding family 9 domain-containing protein: protein MKIINKHVLENRFINTLKCAIYLIAICILPILGFGQDSNNENDSKEIVAYPLNGGELRLDGIVDEELWLSIPGSGNFLMQEPKEGGEPTERTEVRITFDNQNLYISVICFDSNPSGIKAFQKRRDASLETDDSFKWIFDTFMDKRSAYFFEINPFGLRGDALISPGQSGTFNKDWDGIWKAWTHIGDFGWSAEVRIPFRSINFDSKKDVWGINFQRSIRRKNEELLWTGHRRNQGLFRPQNAGILTGLTDPSQGLGLEIIPFAITQSTKVYDMENDESISATSADLGFDINYNITSQLKASFTYNTDFAQAEVDNRQINLTRFPLRFPEQRDFFLEGSSILQFAPSSGVDPYFSRRIGLVNGMRIPINYGGRIIGNVGKNNIALLHVKTGKAENLNSESFTVGRYRRNFWKESSIGVLYTHRSTEDDILLGIPVQDRKTWGADLNLSTSEFLGNKRLQLSAFFVAHNPVSPFNDSTSISDRSVRGFRLNFPNKPWFGNVSYREFGDEYDPAVGFNQRNGFKRLQPGIGYAPLFENSKFIREIEWGIAYEYLSSLQNKLLTENLNFNLGTIRFESGDKLGVEVSRGFEFLDKDFDILNDGSVVVPTGEYVNWGYELEASSASFRKVSGSIGYEAGGFWTGNISSLVLGLTVRPIPGINLSSGYTHSKVTAENSGFDTNLFQVDLGLDFTPDISFSSNIQFDDVSEILGSNTRFRWIITPGTDIYCVYNHNWLNNTALNRRLFTIQQGAVMKIIYNYRF, encoded by the coding sequence ATGAAAATAATTAATAAACATGTACTTGAGAATCGCTTTATTAATACTCTGAAATGTGCCATTTATCTAATAGCCATATGCATACTTCCTATTTTAGGATTTGGTCAAGACAGCAATAATGAAAATGATTCAAAGGAAATAGTTGCGTATCCGCTCAATGGCGGTGAGCTTCGTTTAGATGGTATTGTAGATGAAGAGCTATGGTTATCTATACCGGGCAGTGGTAATTTTCTTATGCAAGAACCTAAAGAAGGAGGAGAGCCAACAGAGCGAACAGAAGTAAGAATCACCTTCGATAACCAAAATCTTTATATCTCAGTAATATGTTTTGATAGTAATCCATCAGGTATAAAGGCTTTCCAAAAAAGAAGAGACGCATCACTTGAAACAGACGATAGCTTTAAATGGATTTTTGATACATTTATGGACAAGCGAAGCGCCTATTTTTTTGAAATCAATCCGTTTGGATTGCGGGGTGATGCCCTCATTTCTCCAGGTCAGAGTGGAACTTTTAACAAAGACTGGGATGGTATTTGGAAAGCATGGACCCATATTGGTGATTTTGGATGGTCGGCAGAAGTTAGAATCCCCTTTCGAAGTATTAATTTCGATTCTAAAAAGGACGTCTGGGGAATTAATTTTCAAAGGAGTATACGTCGTAAGAACGAAGAGCTATTATGGACAGGTCATCGTCGTAATCAGGGATTGTTTCGACCTCAGAATGCAGGTATTCTAACGGGTCTTACAGATCCATCGCAGGGATTAGGTTTAGAAATTATCCCCTTTGCCATTACACAGTCTACCAAAGTATATGATATGGAGAATGATGAGTCTATTAGTGCAACTTCTGCCGATCTCGGATTTGATATTAATTATAATATAACATCTCAATTAAAAGCCTCTTTTACATACAATACTGATTTCGCACAGGCCGAGGTTGACAATCGACAAATAAATCTTACTCGTTTTCCTTTGCGTTTTCCCGAACAAAGAGATTTTTTTCTTGAAGGGTCTTCTATTTTACAATTTGCCCCTTCTAGTGGTGTTGACCCTTATTTTAGCCGTAGGATTGGTCTTGTTAATGGAATGCGTATTCCTATTAACTATGGAGGTCGTATTATCGGCAATGTTGGCAAGAACAATATTGCACTGCTCCATGTAAAAACAGGTAAAGCAGAGAATCTGAATTCAGAAAGTTTTACGGTAGGCAGGTATAGGCGAAATTTTTGGAAAGAGAGTTCTATTGGCGTACTGTATACCCATAGAAGCACCGAAGACGATATATTACTTGGTATTCCAGTTCAGGATAGGAAAACATGGGGTGCCGATTTAAACTTAAGTACTTCAGAATTTTTAGGCAATAAAAGACTGCAGCTTTCCGCCTTTTTTGTAGCTCATAACCCTGTTTCTCCTTTTAATGATTCTACTTCAATATCAGATAGATCAGTTAGGGGATTTCGGCTTAATTTTCCTAACAAACCATGGTTTGGTAATGTTTCGTATAGGGAATTTGGAGATGAGTATGATCCAGCGGTCGGGTTTAATCAACGTAACGGTTTTAAAAGGTTACAACCAGGAATAGGATATGCCCCTCTGTTTGAAAATAGTAAATTCATTAGAGAAATAGAATGGGGTATTGCCTATGAATATCTGTCTTCATTGCAAAACAAACTGCTTACCGAAAATCTTAACTTTAACTTGGGAACTATCAGGTTTGAATCTGGAGATAAATTAGGTGTTGAAGTATCTAGAGGTTTTGAATTTTTGGATAAAGATTTTGACATACTCAATGACGGTTCGGTTGTCGTGCCTACAGGAGAATATGTGAATTGGGGTTACGAATTGGAGGCATCTTCTGCATCCTTTCGTAAGGTGTCGGGCTCAATTGGTTATGAAGCCGGGGGATTTTGGACTGGAAATATTTCTAGCTTGGTATTGGGTTTGACCGTTCGACCGATACCTGGTATTAATCTGAGCAGTGGGTACACACATAGCAAAGTAACAGCTGAGAATAGTGGGTTTGATACAAATTTATTCCAGGTAGATCTTGGGCTTGATTTTACACCTGATATTTCGTTTTCGTCAAACATTCAATTTGATGATGTAAGTGAGATTCTGGGGTCTAATACCCGTTTTCGATGGATTATTACACCTGGTACCGATATTTATTGTGTGTATAACCATAATTGGCTAAACAATACGGCACTGAATAGAAGGCTTTTTACGATACAACAGGGAGCCGTAATGAAGATAATTTATAACTATCGTTTTTAG
- a CDS encoding succinylglutamate desuccinylase/aspartoacylase family protein, which translates to MFNKKYTLLGETIQKGKGAQLNLDIAKLHTRTKIEVPVIVQRGKKDGPTLLITGGIHGNEINGVEIVRQIVSKKFNRPECGMVICIPVVNIFGFLNQARQFPDGRDLNRVFPGSLRGSLASRFAYHLVKDIAPVIDYCIDYHTGGDSRFNAPQIRIDSDDVDGLALAKVFGAEFIVKSAGREKSFRETLHQLDKKVLLYEGGKSLHIDSEITDTGIVGALRMMHHLGMRNFEEELGEYALKETVPKLVHASKWVRAKHSGMFHPTIKIGQAVKKGEEIGSISGPFGYFEKKIKAKETGYVICINESPIVNQGDAIFHIAYDIE; encoded by the coding sequence ATGTTTAATAAAAAATACACACTTTTAGGCGAAACCATTCAGAAAGGCAAAGGTGCCCAGTTGAATTTAGATATCGCTAAACTACACACCAGAACCAAAATTGAAGTTCCGGTAATTGTACAGCGCGGTAAAAAAGACGGTCCTACCCTATTGATTACAGGTGGTATTCACGGTAATGAAATTAACGGTGTAGAAATTGTTAGGCAAATCGTCTCTAAAAAATTCAACCGTCCAGAATGCGGTATGGTTATTTGTATTCCGGTGGTAAACATATTCGGCTTCTTGAACCAAGCACGTCAATTTCCTGATGGTAGAGATTTAAACAGAGTTTTCCCTGGTAGCTTAAGAGGATCATTGGCAAGCCGTTTTGCGTACCACTTGGTAAAAGATATCGCTCCCGTTATAGATTACTGTATAGATTACCATACCGGTGGTGACAGCCGTTTTAACGCACCACAGATTAGAATTGATAGCGATGATGTTGACGGATTAGCGTTAGCGAAAGTTTTCGGCGCAGAATTCATTGTGAAATCTGCTGGAAGAGAAAAATCGTTTCGTGAAACTTTACATCAGCTTGATAAAAAAGTATTGTTATATGAAGGTGGAAAATCGCTTCATATCGATAGCGAAATAACCGATACAGGAATTGTTGGTGCACTGCGGATGATGCATCATTTAGGTATGCGAAATTTCGAAGAAGAATTAGGCGAATACGCATTAAAAGAAACGGTTCCGAAATTGGTTCATGCCTCTAAATGGGTTCGAGCAAAACATTCGGGCATGTTTCACCCAACAATCAAAATCGGACAAGCAGTAAAAAAGGGAGAAGAAATAGGAAGCATTTCTGGTCCGTTTGGGTATTTTGAGAAGAAAATAAAAGCCAAAGAAACCGGATATGTAATTTGCATCAACGAATCACCAATTGTGAATCAAGGCGACGCGATTTTCCATATTGCTTATGACATTGAGTAG
- a CDS encoding Fur family transcriptional regulator, translating to MTEVEKTLDNKSVRPTAMRILIYKFMASKNTAVALTDIENAFEKAERTTLYRTLKTFEEKGIVHQIDDGTNVSKFALCQPGCNCEIDQDLHLHFHCSHCDKTVCLTEHKIPHINLPAGYIAEDANLVIKGICDSCSDH from the coding sequence ATGACTGAAGTAGAAAAAACATTAGATAACAAAAGTGTACGACCAACCGCAATGCGTATTCTTATCTATAAATTTATGGCTAGTAAAAATACAGCCGTTGCTTTGACCGATATTGAAAATGCTTTTGAAAAAGCAGAGCGAACTACACTGTACAGAACTTTAAAAACATTTGAAGAAAAAGGCATTGTTCATCAAATAGATGATGGCACCAATGTTTCAAAATTCGCATTGTGTCAGCCTGGTTGCAATTGCGAGATCGATCAAGATCTGCACTTACATTTTCATTGTAGCCATTGCGACAAAACCGTTTGCTTAACCGAACATAAAATTCCGCATATAAATTTACCCGCTGGCTATATTGCCGAAGATGCCAATTTAGTCATTAAAGGTATCTGCGATTCGTGTAGCGATCATTAA
- a CDS encoding heavy metal translocating P-type ATPase — protein sequence MKEKKIDAQAFTAPQSSCGHCCGDEHTHEAPQHTSNFKIYLPAIISFIMLVIGMMVDYFNTLPFFEGYIRLAWYIAAYIPVGLPVLKEGWKSIKKGNFFTEFFLMGVATIGAFGIGEYPEGVAVMVFYAVGELFQSAAVQRAKGSIKALLDLQPDQALVFRDHHFISVSPEEVNVGEKIQVRVGEKVPLDGILRSEKGLFNTAALTGESKPDALKKGDVIYGGSINLDGVIEIETTKVFKDSSIARILDMVQNATARKSKTELFIRKFAKVYTPIVTYLAIALTFLPYFFVENYVFQDWLYRALVFLVISCPCALVISIPLGYFGGLGAASRNGILFKGASFLDTMTKVNTVVMDKTGTVTKGVFKIKDLIKDQIFTEADFMKYLIAIEEQSTHPIAKAILEYKIDGGKFKATDVIEIAGKGLKGTVNQKLVLVGNKAMMSANQIDVPKETDAIVASIVMMAIDGKFAGYVTIADELKEDALEAIKEMRKAGIDKIIMLSGDKDSITQQVAQQLGIDWAKGGLLPEEKLEEVEKLKKDPNTKIAFVGDGINDAPVLAISDVGIAMGGLGSDVAIETADVIIQNDQPSKIATAIKIVNSTRKIVWQNIALAFGVKLIVLAMGAGGVATMWEAVFADVGVALLAILNAVRLQKMQWD from the coding sequence ATGAAAGAGAAGAAAATAGATGCACAAGCATTTACAGCACCCCAAAGTTCATGCGGTCACTGCTGTGGGGACGAACATACGCACGAAGCACCACAACACACATCAAACTTTAAAATATACCTACCGGCAATTATCAGTTTTATCATGCTAGTAATTGGCATGATGGTAGACTATTTTAATACCCTACCATTCTTTGAAGGCTACATACGTTTAGCTTGGTACATCGCGGCATACATTCCCGTTGGTTTACCTGTATTAAAAGAAGGATGGAAAAGCATCAAAAAAGGGAACTTCTTTACCGAATTCTTTTTAATGGGCGTTGCTACTATCGGGGCATTTGGTATTGGCGAATATCCAGAAGGTGTTGCAGTAATGGTATTCTACGCAGTGGGCGAACTTTTTCAAAGTGCTGCGGTTCAGCGTGCTAAAGGTAGTATTAAAGCTTTACTTGATCTACAACCGGATCAAGCCTTGGTTTTCCGTGATCATCATTTTATTTCTGTTTCTCCAGAAGAGGTTAATGTGGGTGAAAAAATACAAGTCAGGGTTGGCGAGAAAGTCCCGCTAGACGGTATATTACGCTCAGAAAAGGGATTATTTAACACCGCAGCCTTAACAGGAGAAAGCAAGCCCGATGCCCTTAAAAAAGGAGATGTCATATATGGCGGAAGCATCAATTTAGACGGAGTTATTGAAATTGAAACTACCAAGGTTTTCAAGGACAGTTCTATTGCCCGTATTCTAGATATGGTACAAAATGCCACCGCTCGTAAATCGAAGACAGAACTCTTTATTAGAAAATTCGCAAAGGTTTATACTCCAATTGTTACGTATCTAGCTATTGCGCTTACATTTTTACCTTACTTTTTTGTCGAGAATTACGTCTTTCAAGATTGGTTGTATCGTGCTTTAGTATTCCTTGTTATTTCTTGTCCGTGTGCATTAGTAATTTCTATTCCGTTAGGATATTTTGGCGGATTAGGAGCAGCTTCACGAAACGGAATACTGTTTAAAGGTGCATCTTTCTTAGACACCATGACCAAAGTAAATACAGTGGTTATGGACAAAACAGGCACTGTAACCAAAGGTGTTTTTAAGATTAAGGATCTCATTAAAGATCAGATCTTTACCGAGGCAGATTTCATGAAGTACTTGATCGCTATTGAAGAACAATCTACACACCCTATTGCGAAGGCAATTTTAGAATATAAGATTGACGGAGGTAAGTTTAAAGCAACAGATGTCATCGAAATTGCCGGTAAAGGATTGAAAGGAACGGTTAACCAAAAATTGGTCTTGGTCGGTAATAAAGCGATGATGTCGGCGAACCAAATAGATGTACCAAAAGAAACTGATGCCATTGTAGCATCTATCGTAATGATGGCGATAGACGGAAAATTCGCTGGTTATGTTACTATTGCCGATGAATTAAAAGAAGATGCTTTAGAAGCAATCAAAGAAATGCGCAAAGCGGGAATTGATAAAATTATTATGCTTTCGGGGGATAAAGATTCCATCACCCAACAAGTAGCACAACAATTAGGTATTGATTGGGCAAAAGGCGGATTACTACCTGAAGAAAAACTGGAAGAAGTAGAAAAGCTTAAGAAGGACCCGAACACCAAGATTGCCTTTGTAGGTGACGGAATTAATGATGCTCCCGTTCTTGCCATTAGTGATGTTGGTATCGCCATGGGCGGATTAGGTAGTGATGTCGCCATTGAAACTGCCGATGTTATCATACAAAATGATCAGCCTTCAAAGATTGCGACAGCCATTAAAATCGTGAATTCGACCCGTAAAATTGTATGGCAAAATATTGCTTTGGCATTCGGTGTAAAACTTATTGTTCTAGCCATGGGCGCTGGCGGTGTCGCAACTATGTGGGAAGCTGTTTTTGCCGATGTTGGTGTTGCGCTATTGGCAATTTTAAATGCGGTGCGATTGCAGAAAATGCAGTGGGATTAA
- a CDS encoding PepSY domain-containing protein, with protein MTISIWRYSHLTLALVSSLFLIVASVTGIILAVEPISHQAEGYAVENLEEVSLATTIDALKNTYDEVLGLEVESSGFVKASVLTMDMETLDVYVNPVTGEQLGEVEERPYIYTFATNVHRSLFLKSIGRFFVGLISLFLAIIAITGLVLLAKRQGGFLKLFSKVQKDYFELRYHVVLSRWFFIPIVILAVTGVYLSAEKFNLLPDAHVEQQELAVNENAKAYNNIKEVPFFKETTLAAVRQVEFPFSDDPDEYYLILLQDREVEVNQQTGAIVRSGDYPFVTMASRLSLVLHTGEGNVIWSIILLLASASILFFMYSGFVMTLKRRKKGKRIAQVLDKDECEYIILVGSESGTAFDFAQRFYNGLLQTGKKVYLTELNNYTTYAKAKNIIVFTSTYGEGEPPTNARKFPALFSTIQQPNKIDFSVIGFGSLDYPDYCKFAIELDNQLSAAENFQQQLPLFKINKSDFDSFELWMIQYTTKVVFTIPVERPLVKKKKYKKIEFEVVERTELNCDDTFLVRIKPQSKIEFTSGDLLAIFPNADDTVRQYSIARIEDEILLSIKKHKLGRGSNFLFGLKVGETIKAAIDRNEHFHFPENSKNSIFISNGTGIAPFLGMISENTTQNISMFWGGRSEASVSIYNSVLQKEASNREYLKIFTSFSREGKKQYVQDAVFEQKDLVLETINQNGAIMICGSLAMQHDVLDVIEKILEGNQNITFEAFEKSNQLKTDCY; from the coding sequence ATGACAATTTCTATTTGGCGCTATAGCCATCTTACGCTTGCCTTGGTTTCTTCGCTATTCTTGATAGTGGCTTCTGTAACGGGAATCATTTTAGCGGTTGAACCCATTTCTCATCAAGCAGAGGGTTATGCGGTAGAAAATTTAGAAGAAGTGTCATTGGCTACTACCATCGATGCTTTAAAGAATACCTACGACGAAGTGTTGGGTTTAGAAGTAGAATCATCAGGCTTCGTAAAGGCTTCCGTACTAACGATGGATATGGAAACTTTAGATGTCTATGTGAATCCCGTAACTGGTGAGCAGTTGGGTGAAGTGGAAGAGCGTCCGTACATATATACCTTCGCTACAAATGTACACCGATCATTATTTTTAAAAAGTATAGGTCGATTCTTTGTCGGTCTTATTTCATTATTCTTAGCTATTATTGCTATTACAGGCTTGGTTTTGCTTGCTAAGCGCCAAGGCGGATTCTTGAAATTATTCTCAAAAGTCCAGAAAGATTATTTCGAACTACGATACCACGTGGTGTTAAGTCGCTGGTTCTTTATTCCTATTGTAATTCTTGCTGTAACCGGAGTGTATTTATCTGCCGAAAAGTTTAATCTGCTTCCAGATGCTCATGTTGAACAACAAGAGCTTGCCGTAAATGAAAATGCCAAGGCTTATAACAATATAAAAGAAGTGCCCTTTTTTAAGGAAACTACATTAGCGGCTGTTCGACAAGTTGAATTTCCTTTTTCAGATGATCCAGATGAATATTACTTAATTTTGTTGCAGGATAGGGAAGTGGAAGTGAATCAGCAAACCGGAGCCATAGTGCGCAGTGGCGATTACCCTTTTGTGACAATGGCTTCGCGCTTAAGTTTGGTATTGCATACGGGTGAAGGCAATGTCATTTGGTCCATAATTCTTTTACTTGCCAGTGCATCTATTTTGTTTTTTATGTATTCAGGATTTGTAATGACCTTGAAACGTAGAAAGAAAGGAAAACGAATTGCCCAGGTATTAGATAAAGATGAATGTGAGTATATAATTTTAGTAGGGTCGGAGAGCGGTACTGCATTCGATTTTGCACAACGTTTCTATAACGGATTATTGCAAACTGGTAAGAAGGTCTATTTAACAGAGCTTAATAACTATACCACATATGCGAAGGCAAAAAATATAATTGTATTTACATCAACATATGGCGAAGGAGAGCCACCAACGAATGCCCGTAAATTCCCTGCGTTATTTTCGACCATACAGCAGCCAAATAAAATTGACTTTTCAGTTATTGGTTTTGGTTCTTTAGATTATCCCGATTACTGTAAGTTTGCTATTGAGCTAGATAATCAATTATCAGCAGCTGAAAACTTTCAGCAACAATTGCCACTTTTTAAAATTAATAAGTCCGATTTTGATTCTTTTGAACTGTGGATGATTCAATACACTACTAAAGTCGTATTCACGATTCCTGTAGAAAGACCACTCGTTAAGAAAAAGAAATATAAGAAAATAGAATTCGAGGTGGTGGAACGAACGGAATTGAATTGTGATGATACTTTTTTAGTAAGAATAAAACCACAATCTAAAATTGAATTTACATCGGGAGATCTGTTAGCTATTTTTCCGAATGCAGATGATACGGTTCGTCAATATTCAATTGCTAGAATTGAAGATGAAATTTTATTAAGTATTAAAAAACACAAATTAGGAAGAGGTTCTAATTTTCTCTTCGGATTAAAAGTTGGTGAAACTATAAAAGCTGCCATAGACCGAAATGAACATTTCCATTTTCCTGAAAATTCAAAAAATTCAATTTTCATCTCAAATGGCACCGGCATAGCTCCGTTCTTAGGAATGATTTCAGAAAATACAACTCAGAATATCTCGATGTTCTGGGGAGGGCGATCAGAAGCCTCTGTGTCGATTTATAATTCTGTTTTACAAAAAGAAGCCTCAAATCGTGAATATTTAAAAATATTCACCTCATTCTCAAGAGAAGGAAAAAAGCAATATGTTCAAGATGCTGTTTTCGAACAAAAAGATTTGGTTTTGGAAACAATAAATCAAAATGGTGCCATTATGATTTGCGGATCATTAGCCATGCAACATGATGTTCTAGATGTCATCGAAAAAATACTAGAAGGAAACCAAAACATCACTTTCGAAGCCTTTGAAAAAAGCAATCAGCTAAAAACGGATTGTTACTAA
- a CDS encoding DUF2271 domain-containing protein, which translates to MKRFLKYIPAVLLVGSLLTAFTPVDKTPVKCLIQLTNYSGEGAYLIVSIVDADNEYVETIYVQGKDSEWYSEITEWWKFYGKNRPNIDAISGETISGGERALNVLQIPTDKIDEGYSLRFETSVEDQGYYADDIQFPLTTENLTTKVEGKGFIRYVRMLPQ; encoded by the coding sequence ATGAAAAGATTTTTAAAATACATTCCGGCAGTGCTATTGGTCGGGTCTTTGTTGACAGCATTTACTCCGGTAGATAAAACGCCTGTAAAGTGTCTTATTCAATTAACAAATTATTCTGGCGAAGGTGCCTACTTGATCGTATCTATTGTTGATGCCGATAATGAATATGTAGAGACCATATACGTGCAAGGTAAAGACAGCGAGTGGTACAGTGAAATTACAGAATGGTGGAAATTCTACGGAAAAAATCGCCCGAATATAGATGCTATTTCTGGCGAAACTATCAGTGGCGGAGAACGTGCATTAAATGTTTTGCAAATTCCTACGGATAAAATAGATGAAGGGTATAGCCTTCGTTTTGAAACTTCTGTAGAGGATCAAGGGTATTATGCAGATGATATTCAGTTCCCGCTAACGACTGAAAACTTAACAACTAAAGTAGAAGGAAAAGGGTTCATTCGTTACGTACGTATGCTGCCTCAGTAA